CCGAAAGATATATAGTCCTTAGTTTCAACAGATTTATTTACCAGGGAATAAGCACCGATTATATTTCCTTCGGCAATAGTCACCCCGTCAGTTACATTTACAGAAGCGCCCAGCCATACATTATCGGCTATGGTGATGCCCCCTTTGGAAACCAGCCCCTGTTTCCTTATGGGCAGGTCCGGTTTGCCAAAATTATAGTTTCCGCCCCCTATAAGGTACACATAGGCAGCCACCAGGACATCATTTCCTATCACTACATTGCTGTCCTGCAGGGCATGCACCAGGCTGTTTATACCAATCACCGTATTATTGCCAATATTGATATCACCGTTTTTACAGCTCAAAATTACATTTCTGGACACTATGACCCCATCGCCTATGGTAATACCCTGGTTGCTGTCACCTTTGGCATCCAGCACGCAATTGTCTTCTACCACTGCCTGGCTGCCAATTTCTATCTTACCTGGATGCCTGATGGTTATGCCCCGGCCGAATACCACATTTTTGCCTACTTTTTTAAATATGGAGGGGTAGAAAATCTTCCTTAAAGCCAACCCCAAGGCTCCCGGGGTATTGGAAAAAAGAAGGTATACCAGCTCAAACCATAAAGCTTTGGCCAAACTTATCTGGCCCCAATACAGTTCCCGGTATTTGGACAGGTTTGATTTTTTACCCTCAGTTATTTCCTGGTGAAGTTTTCCCT
The sequence above is drawn from the Actinomycetota bacterium genome and encodes:
- a CDS encoding acyltransferase, translated to GKLHQEITEGKKSNLSKYRELYWGQISLAKALWFELVYLLFSNTPGALGLALRKIFYPSIFKKVGKNVVFGRGITIRHPGKIEIGSQAVVEDNCVLDAKGDSNQGITIGDGVIVSRNVILSCKNGDINIGNNTVIGINSLVHALQDSNVVIGNDVLVAAYVYLIGGGNYNFGKPDLPIRKQGLVSKGGITIADNVWLGASVNVTDGVTIAEGNIIGAYSLVNKSVETKDYISFGIPAKPHKSRIE